CTGAACCAGTGAAATGGTTTAGCCAATCTTAAAACACGGACGTTGAACAGATTGATGAAGAAAGTCATGATTTACATCACGTACCGACAACCACGACAGTTCATGACTTTTGTACATAAAAAGACGAGAAAATACAAAGTTGTGGAGGAGTTTTTGTTATGAGTAAAGCGTACGATAAAATGTATGACTATATCATTATCGGCGGCGGTAGTGCTGGGTCCGTTTTAGGTGCACGTTTAAGCGAAGACAAAGATAAAAAAGTGTTGGTCCTTGAAGCGGGGCGTAGTGACTACCCATGGGACTTATTAATTCAAATGCCTGCCGCTTTAATGTATCCATCTGGCAATCGTTTCTATGACTGGAAATACGAAACAGACGGTGAACCGCATATGGGTGGCCGTAAAGTATTCCACACACGCGGGAAAGTGTTAGGGGGGTCAAGCTCGATTAACGGTATGATTTATCAACGCGGTAATCCGTTAGACTATGAAAAATGGGGGCAACCTGAAGGCATGGACACTTGGGATTATGCCCATTGTTTACCTTACTTCAAACGTTTAGAAACGACATTCGGTGCAGATGCGGATGATCCGATTCGTGGCTTAAATGGTCCAATCAAATTACGTCGTGGTCCAGCTGATAATCCATTATTCCACGCCTTTTTCGATGCGGCAGTTGAAGCGGGTTATCGCAAAACAAAAGACGTGAATGGGTTCCGCCAAGAAGGTTTCGGTCCATTCGATAGTCAAATTCATAACGGTCGTCGTGTATCAGCATCACGTGCGTATTTACGTCCAGCGATGAAACGTCCGAATTTAACAGTAAAAACACGCGCATTTGTAGAAAAGCTTCACTTCGATGGTAATACGGTTACAGGTGTGACATACAAACGTAACGGCCGTTTACACAAAGTGCTCGCGAAAGAAGTGATTTTATCTGGCGGTGCGTTTAATACACCACAATTATTGCAATTGTCAGGTATCGGTGACTCAGAACATTTACGTTCACTTGGTATTGAACCACGCATTCATTTACCAGGTGTGGGTGAAAACTTTGAAGACCATTTAGAAGTTTACATCCAACATACATGTAAAGAACCTGTGTCCATGCAACCAAGCTTAAATAAACTGAAAATGCCGTTCATTGGTTTAGAATGGCTTACACGCCGTACTGGTGCAGCCGCAAGTAACCACTTTGAAGGTGGCGGCTTCGTACGTTCAAATGACGAAGTGGATTATCCAAACTTAATGTTCCACTTCTTGCCATTAGCGGTACGTTATGACGGTCAAAAGCAGAAACGGCGCATGGTTATCAAGTGCACGTCGGTCCAATGTACTCTAACTCTCGCGGTAGTTTAAAAATTACGTCGACGAACCCGTATGTAAAACCGAAATTTGTGTTTAACTATTTATCAACAGAAGAAGATAAACGTGAATGGGTTGAAGCCATTCGTGTCGCACGTAACATTTTAAAACAACCTGCATTAGACAAATTTAACGGTGGCGAAATTTCACCGGGACCAAGCGTACAAACAGATGAAGAAATTTTAGATTGGGTGCGTCGTGATGCCGAAACAGCATTGCACCCATCATGTAGTGCGAAAATGGGGCCAGCGAGCGATCCAATGGCAGTGGTAGACCCATTAACAATGAAAGTTCATGGTATGGAAAACTTACGTGTCGTGGATGCGTCAGTGATGCCAACAACGACAAATGGTAATATTCATTCACCGGTACTCATGTTAGCGGAAAAAGCAGCTGACATTATCCGTGGTAGACAACCATTAGAACCTGAATATGTGGATTATTATATTCATGGTAAGAGCGATCCAGATGCAGGTGCGATTGATTAAGTGTTAATAAAAAAGCGATTGATTTTGGATGTGTTCAAAATCAATCGTTTTTTTTATTTAAGACTGAAAATGTGTATGCAGCACTTGAAGTACACTGCGTTGAGTATGCACCATTTTAAATGATATGGAGATTGCCACCACGGTCTCCCTTTCCCAGGTGCTGACATTTGCAGAAGCTTTGTGGGACTATCCAGTTCAGCTGATCCCTCTGGCGTGCAAAACATCAAGGTTAGGTATAGGCTTAACCTACCACTCCTCAACATCTTGACGTTCACCTTTAAAATTATTCCGTTTCTCATGCCGTTTACCCAATAACGCTTCAATCTCCGCAAACGACACATCTTGTGCTTGTAGCAACACGAACAAGTGATATAACACATCCGCACTTTCCGCAATCAATTCATCACGGTCATCTTTCGTCGCCGCAATGACGACTTCAAACGCTTCTTCGCCAAATTTCTTCGTGATTTTCTCTTTTCCTTCATTCAAAAGGTACTGTGTATACGAACCACTATCTGTCTCTTTTGCACGAGTCGCAATTGTTTCTTCTAGTTGTTGCACATTAAAGCCGCTTTCTGTCCCGAAACAACTTTGTGTGCCTGTGTGACATGTTGGGCCCATCGGTTCGACAAACAGCAACAATGTATCTTGATCGCAGTCTAAATACATATCTTTCACTTTTTGAATGTGTCCAGACGATTCGCCTTTTTTCCATAGACGACCTTTGGAGCGAGAATAAAACCAAGCGACTGCTTCATCTACCGTTTTTTGGAACGCTTCTTCATTCATATAGCCGAGCATCAATACTTGTTTTGTATCGACATCTTGTAAAATGACAGGGAGTAATCCTTTTGAAAAATCTGGTTTTAAGGCCATCTGACAGGCACACCTCCATTTTCGAGTTCTTGTTTAATTTCGTGTACAGTCGTTTCTTTGTCGTGTAATATACTTGCTGCAAGTCCTGCTGAGACAGACGTGTGTGTGAAAAGTTCGGTAAAGTGACGTGCATGGCCACCACCACCCGACGCAATAATCGGGATATTGACACGTTCAGCAATCCCATTCAAATGTTTTAGGTCAAAGCCCTGTTTCATCCCGTCAAAATCCATGCTTGTAACGAGCAGCTCACCTGCACCGAGAGATTCGACTTCTTGGACCCAATCATACACGCGTTTGTCCGTGCGCTTTTTACCCCCATGTGTACAGCAAAAATAATCATCTAACGCTGGATCATATTGACTGTCAATCGCGATACAAATGCATTGTCGTCCAAACTTTTCACTTGCTTGACGAATCAGTTCAGGATTTTTGAGCGCCGCAGAATTGAGTGACACTTTGTCGGCACCATGTTTTAACAAATCAGAAATGTCATCGAGTGAAGCAATGCCGCCACCAACCGTTAATGGGATAAACAGTTGTTCAGCGGTTTGTTGGATAATATCTAACGTTAAAGCATGGCCTCGTTCCGTTTTAGAAATATCTAAAAAGACGAGTTCATCGGCACCGGCTTCGTTATAGTACATGGCTAAATCAACAGGGTCACCAATGTCTCGTAACCCTTTAAATTGAATGCCTTTCACGACGCGGCCATCTTTGACATCGAGGCAAGGAATAATACGTTTTTTAATCAACTTAACCCCTCCCAAAATGCGCTTTGATTTGCGGCTTTACCGACAATTGCGGCAGTGATACCTGAAGTTTCAAGCTTTTCAAGGTCTTGTCGATGACGAATGCCTCCTGATGCGACGACAGGTAACGAAGTCGCTTGTGCAAGTTGTGCCGTGATTTCAAAGTTCGGACCTGCTAATTTACCATCTTTCGAA
Above is a genomic segment from Staphylococcus delphini containing:
- the hisIE gene encoding bifunctional phosphoribosyl-AMP cyclohydrolase/phosphoribosyl-ATP diphosphatase HisIE, which translates into the protein MALKPDFSKGLLPVILQDVDTKQVLMLGYMNEEAFQKTVDEAVAWFYSRSKGRLWKKGESSGHIQKVKDMYLDCDQDTLLLFVEPMGPTCHTGTQSCFGTESGFNVQQLEETIATRAKETDSGSYTQYLLNEGKEKITKKFGEEAFEVVIAATKDDRDELIAESADVLYHLFVLLQAQDVSFAEIEALLGKRHEKRNNFKGERQDVEEW
- the hisF gene encoding imidazole glycerol phosphate synthase subunit HisF, translating into MIKKRIIPCLDVKDGRVVKGIQFKGLRDIGDPVDLAMYYNEAGADELVFLDISKTERGHALTLDIIQQTAEQLFIPLTVGGGIASLDDISDLLKHGADKVSLNSAALKNPELIRQASEKFGRQCICIAIDSQYDPALDDYFCCTHGGKKRTDKRVYDWVQEVESLGAGELLVTSMDFDGMKQGFDLKHLNGIAERVNIPIIASGGGGHARHFTELFTHTSVSAGLAASILHDKETTVHEIKQELENGGVPVRWP